The following nucleotide sequence is from Phycisphaerae bacterium.
GAAGTGCCTGCTCACGGATATTTCCTTTCAACGCCCGTCGGTCGAGGCGGACGTGGTGATCGCGTTCAATGTCGTGTGCCGTCTGGAGGATCCGGGGGCGGGAATGGCCAACATCGTCGCGGCGGTTCGGCCGGGAGGGTTGTTGATGATGGACGATCGTTCCGCGGAGGCGCACCTCTGGCCGCTGCATCGCTTCACTAGTATTGCCCCCAAGATCTATCGGCGCGACGCGTGACCATCCTCGCTAAGATGTCAAGCGAAACATGGAAGCAGTAACGCACAATTGGATTGCTACCGCATTGAGGGACCGCTTCGAGTCCGACGCGATCCTCGGTGCGGATGCCCTGTCGATCCGAATCGGCGCAAAGCCCGCGACCGCTCTTCCGCCGTCGGCCCCGCCTCTTGCCCCCGCCCGTCCGCCGGTGAGAGCCGAGGAAGTTCGCGAGCGAACGATCCAACTCGCCGTTATCGACGACAACGAAGTAAAGGGCTGCGTCAAGTGCGGCCTCTCGGCGACGCGGACCAAGACCGTCTTCGGCGTGGGCAGCCCGGCCGCGCGGATCATGTTTATTGGAGAGGCTCCCGGGCATGACGAGGACCTCAGCGGCGAGCCCTTCGTAGGGCGGGCGGGTCAGCTTCTGACGGACATGATTCAAAAGGGCATGGGGTTGCGGCGCGAAGACGTCTATATCTGCAACGTGCTCAAGTGCCGGCCCCCGAACAACCGTACGCCCGCCTCGGACGAAATCGCCGCCTGCAAGGACTATCTGCTGCGGCAGATTCAAATCGTCAATCCCGAGGTGATCATCGCCCTCGGCGCGCCGGCGGCCCAAACCCTGTTGAGCACCCGCGAAGGCATCGGCCGCCTCCGCAGCCGCTGGCATGAGTTCTATCCCAGCGGCACCGCCCTCGTCGGCGCACCCATCCCGGTCATGCCAACCTACCATCCCGCCTATCTCCTTCGCGATCCCGGCGAGAAGAGCAAGGCTTGGGAAGACCTGAAGTTGGTTATGGCGCGATTGGGGCTACCGATACCCGCCAGGAAGTAGGCTCATGTCACGCCGGAGATAGAACACCGGGTTGTTTCAGGACGTATCAATGGCAGCGGCGGCGCGCAGGGCTTTGCCTGGCTCGGCGTTGCCACGGGCGATTCGTACGTTCGAATGGCTCGCACGGCCAACCGAACTTTGTCTAAGCGAAGTCCGCGCGCTGGTCGATATCGGGAAACTCGAATCGTCGATCCGTTGCCGCCGCGGTCGTCCGTCGGCGGTGTCATGCGGCAATCAAGTGAACGGTCTCCGCGAGCCGAGTAATATTTTGGAACAACGTCCTATACCGATGGAACGGTGTTCCCAGAAAAAGCGCGGTTCGAGGCTGAAAAGACGTGGTCTGATAAGGTCACGCGTTTCCAGCGTTGAGACCGAAGTTTTTTTTGGAAAAAGCGGATTTTGCGTTTGGCATGGACCGATAGACAATGGTAGGGTTGTACTAGCAGCAATCGTCGCGCGGCGGCCCGGGAGTCGCCGTTTGAGGCATTCATGGCGGCCAGCAAGTCTCGACACCAGCATCGTCACTACAAGACTCTCATTGCCCTCGTCGTCTCCATGACGGGAGGGACTTTTTTCCTCTTGTGGGTCGGCCGTCTCTCGCCGGTCACACCTCTTCGCGGCCAAGTTCTCTCTTCGCCGCGCTGGAGTGAGATCGCCGTTCGTGCGGAGAGCGATCGCAACCCTCGTGGATTCTTCCACTTACGCATCGACGAATCCGGCCAGCTCTACCAGAGTTCGGCCTGGAAAATCGGCCAACCCGACCCCGATCGTCCTGAGACGATCCACTTGTTGCTGACAACGGCGAGCGGCGAAGGTGTCACGGTGGCCCAGGAGCAAACGCTGTCACGAACGATCGCCGATCTGCGGCGGCAACACGCCATTCCCTCTACCGGCATCGGCGTCATCGCCGATTCGCGCGCCCAAACCGCCAGCACCGGCGACGTCGCCATTCGCTTCTAGTCTCCCTTTTCCTGACAATACTCCCTCAGCCGATTGATCGGCACATTCGCTCCGCGCCCCCGGCGGTGCATGCAATCCTGGGGTAGGCCCATGTCCGCCGTTTCAATTCAAGGGGTCGTCAAGTCCTACGGCGGCCACGTCGTCCTCGACGGCGTGAGCTTGGATCTCCATAAAGGCGAAAAGGTCGGATTGATCGGGGCCAACGGGTCCGGCAAGACGACCCTGTTCAAACTTATCGTCGGCGCGGAGAAGCCGGACCGTGGGGACATTGCCGTCTCGGCGGGAACGACTATCGGGTACCTGCCACAGGAGCCGCAGCTTCCGGAGGATGCGCCGCTGATCGAAGCCGTCGGCGCGGTATTTGAAGAGCATCGCCAATTGGAGGCGGAACTGGCAATCCTCTCTCACGACATCTCCGCGGCTCACGACCGCGCGCAGGGCGGGAACCTGTTCGAAAAGTATGACCGGCTTCGGGCGCGCTTCGAGGCGGGGGGAGGCTATGACTACGAAATCCGCCTGCGGGAGGTCCTCGGCGGGCTGGGCTTCGCGCCGGAGGAGTATCAGCAGAGCGTCTCTCAGCTTTCCGGCGGTCAAAAGTGCCGTGCCGCATTGGCCCGGCTGCTTTTGGAAGAGGCGGACTTTTTGCTTTTAGATGAGCCGACGAATCACTTGGACATTGACGCCACTCGGTGGCTGGAGCGGCACCTGGCGCTCCACCGTGGCGGGGCGGTCATCATCTCGCACGATCGGTACCTGCTCGATCGTGTGGTGACCAAGATCGTCGAGGTCGAGGACAAGCGGGTCAGCGTCTATCCGACGAATTACACGAACTACGCCCAGGCCAAGCGTCTCCGCCTGCTCCAGGCCCAGCGCGACTTCGAAAAGCAGGACGCCTGGTTGGCCCATCAGCGCGATTACATCGATCGGTCGCGGTACGCCAAGGATTCCGCCAAGCAGGCCCGCGGTCGGCAGAAGTACCTCGACCGCATGGAGGCCGACGGGCGGATCTTGAAAAAGCCCAAAGGCGACACCGCGGCGATGAAGCTGCGCCTTAAGAGCGACGAGCGCGGCGGGGACATGGTCATCCGCTGCGAGAAGGCGACCAAGGCGTTCGGCGACGTGGTGCTCATCCGCGATCTGGATTTTGAGATGACCCGCGGGGAGAAGATCGGCATCATCGGGCCCAACGGCGTGGGTAAGACGACGCTGTTGCGGATGCTCCTGGGCCAGACGCCGCCGACAGGCGGGAAGGTGCGGCTGTTCGAGAATCTGCGGGTGGGCTATTACGACCAGGAGCACCGTGATCTGGATGAATCGCTGACCGTGCTGGAGGCGGTGCGGGCGGTGCGACCGGAGATGTCCGAGGGCCAGGCACGGTCCTTCCTCGCACTGTTCCTGTTCCGCGGCGAGGAGGTCTTCAAGCGGGTTGGCAGCCTGTCCGGCGGCGAGCAGTCGCGCGTGCTCCTGGCCCGCCTGGTCTGGCAGAGCCCGCAGATGCTCATCCTCGACGAGCCGACAAACCACCTGGACATTCCCGCCCGCGAAGCGTTGGAAGAGGCCCTGACCCACTACACCGGCAGCATTCTGGCCGTCAGTCACGATCGTTACTTTCTCGATCGAGTCGCCGAGCGGCTATTGGTCCTGGTCGAGCGCGGTCGCCACGAACTCATTGCCGGAAGCTGGTCGGCCTACGCGACGATCCTCGCGCAACGCGAGGAGGCGAGCCGGGCGGAAGAAGCCCGTCGCCGCGAGGAGCTGCGCGAAAAGCAGCGCCACGCCGCCGATTCGGGTCCGAAGAAAAAATCGCGTTCGAAGTACGCGGCGAAAAAAGTCGAGGAGATTGAGGAAAGGATTATGGCCGCCGAATCGCGGATGAAGGAGCTGGAGACCGCGTTCGCCGACCCCGCCCTCATGAAAGACGCCGACCGCGCGAAGGCCCTGCACGCCGAATACGACGCGCTGCGAGCTGAACTCGCGGCTCTCAACGCCGAATGGGAAGCGGCGATTGAGTAACTGGCGTGGCACTGTTCGCGGATCGGAAGCGTCAGATTTACGAATTGAGGGCGCGTCGGAACGATGGCGTTACTCGACGGTGAAGTTTATCACAATATCTGGGCTGTGGACGCCTGCTTCGTTAACGCCCCGAATCATCAACGTCGCATTGGTGGTTGGGTACCAGTTGTAGACGCCCTCGCCCACGAACTCTAGCGCGATCGTCTCCCAGGTGTTCCCTCCGTCGAGGCTTGTTTCATAATGATCGAATCCCCCGGTTTTCGGATTCATGTTGTGGATGAACGTCAGTTGGACCTTATTGACGTCCTGGCGCTCAGCCGTGGCCTGAATGTTGTTAAGTGGGTATGTCAGATTCGTGTCGTCGTCGGCCACGACCGGAACGTTGAGCCAACCCCCGCCACACTCGGCGCTGACATCTTCATAGTCGTCGTACAAGAACGCAGATATAGAATCGCCTTGTGGCGGGAAGTGGTTCCACTTGTTTGCGGCAAAAGTATGATTGTACTCGAAGAGGTCTGTCTCCGCGGGAGGAGTCAGCAGTGTGTTTGACCACCAGGCTAAAGGGATATGCGGGAAGATCGGAGCCGTACAAATGGGATGTGGTTGAAAAACCAACCCCGATCCGTTGGCCGGTATCGCACGGTATCCGCGTCCTACGAAACCGGCCTCGTACGCTACAGTAATCGCATAATTCCCTGCGTCATGGTGAGCACGCATCTGCGCGATGCTCTGCGGGATTCCGTCGGCGCCCTCAATCCAGCGGTTGGCATGCGGGAAGAAAAGGACCCACTTGTTGAACCGGGTTGAGTACACTTCAACCATGACGTCGCCCCCGCAATTCACGTCATTTCCGCCGACACGCCGCGCCGGGATTCCATGTGCGACGCACATGCCGATGACGGCATATGCCAACGATCCGCAACTCCAATGGTGGCTGGCCAATCCCAAGGCGAAGTTCTCGCCGGGGGCAAAGCTTACCCAGGCTAGATTCGTCGGGGGTAAAGGGAAAGGTCCGCTCGGCTGTTCGCCGGTTCCGTTGATTTCGATTGTTGGTGGGTCGACGGAGCGACGGCCAATCGCATATTGGCACGTCGGATTGGACCAGATACGGAACGTGCTGACCGGAAACGTAATCGTCAGGGGAAGTCCCCAGGAGATTACGTTCGAATGCGTGGCCAGCACAGCGTAACTTCGCCGGGCGTCCGCGGCGATCGCCAAGACGTTGTTGGTGATCGGCTGGCCTAGGAACGTCGACGGGACGTTACATTGCCCATCATTGTTGGAACCCCAAGCGACCACCGAACCGTCATCGAGAATCGCGACGCAGTGATCGCTGCCTGCGGCAACCTGAGTGACGTGGGTTTGCCAAGCGCCGTTGAATGGCACAGTTGTCGACATGGAGCCCCACTGCACAACGGTTCCGTCGAACCTAAGGCCGATGCTAAAACTGGCCCCGGCGTCGAGGGCAATAAACCCGCTGTTCGGCGAAGGAACATTGCACTGCCCGACGCTATTGTCGCCCCAAGCCACGATCGATCCGTTAGCACTAAGCGCGAGGTTATGGTTCCCTCCCGCCGCGATTGCAATGAAATCCGCATTGGGCGTGGGTGCTGTGCCTTGGCCAAATTGATTACGCCCCCAGGCGACGATGACGCCCGTGATCCTCAGGGCCAAGCTGTGATGCTGACCGGCCTCTACCGCCATGAAGCCGGAATTCGGAACAATATCGTCGACGCCGCTGACGTTCCCGTAAAGATCATCGTCACCCCACCCGGTGATCGTTCCATCGTCGGCGAGGGTGTCTAGAATCAATTTTGCCCGTGGAGCCAGACTGAATTCGATATCCCGGCCATGCCAATGCAAACGGGACGACACGAACCGAACGATTGCCTGAATCATCTCCCACTCGCGGTCCTTCCAGTCCGCCTGCATGTCAATGCCCGCGAATATGTCGTGCTCGCTCGCAAAATCGCGCAGGTCGGGCAGGTCGCCTTCGTCGTACGCCTCCATCTCGTAGGGATAGGTCGGGTTACAGACGACGACGCCATTCTGAAGGATGGTGACATCCGGCGCATGCGTTCCTTGTAACAGGGCTTGCGAAAAGCCGAGGATGTCTCCGGGGTCGATTCCGCCATCGTCGTCAAAATCGGCGGCGCAAATCTCCGCCAAAGTCGTGAAGGGAGAAAACAAGATTGCTGTAAATCGTGCAATGTCCCGTCCATCACGGACGCCATCACCGGTGACATCGCCCGCAGAAACCGGGGGACATAGCTCACCACAGGTGCCGAATTGCCCCCCGTTGGTGATATCGCCGACCTCGCCGCCCGGGTCGTCAATCTGCGTCCCGACAAATCCCGTGGGCACGTCGGGTAAACGCGCATGCACGACGGTCGCCCCGCATGCGGCGCAAAGTGCGGCAACGAGGGCTGCAAACTGCGGGATTGCCCATCGGCGACTGACGGGTTGGGGATGGTGATTCTGCATACCCCTAACGGCCTCTGATGTTGGAAATCGAGCCTCCCCCTTGAAACGGCCCTCATCGAATTCGATACCCGCCTGGACCATGGCGATGAAGATCGTTTGCGCGTCTCGCGCCGCATAACAGAATGGGAGGCTTCGATCGACGAGCCCTCCGGAGGTCTCCTCCCCAATACTAACACTTTGTTCGCTCCGCCGCAAGCGCCGTTGGAGGATTCCTCCCCCAAAAAAAGCTGGAACCGCCGTTTTTAGAGTTGGTTGTTTCCCGTTATGTACTCTATACTACAAGATGTATCCTATGGTACACACAATATGGAAAGGAAACAACCCATGGCCTCCCAACCCCTTCAAACCGCTCTCGCCCTCGCCTTCCTCATCGTCGGCCTCTCGCACATCGTATGCGGCTGGCGCTGGAAGGCCTTCTTTGAACCGATCTTCAAAAACCCCTCCGGCCCGTTTGTCATCGCCCTCATGACGTTTCCGCTCGGGCTGCTCATCGTCGTCACACACAATCGCTGGGAGTGGGACTTGAGTGTGCTCGTAACGGTCTACGGATGGGCGGCTCTGATCAAAGGGGCGATCTACTTTCTTGTGCCCGGTCTGCCGCTGAAGTTCGTCACCGAGCGGATTCGCTCACCGCGCCACTTCGCCACCGCCGGTTGTATCCTGCTGGTCCTTGGCGCGCTCATGGCCTACGACTGCGTCTACGCGGGCTGAGCGGGCAGTTGGCGGCGCGCGCTCGTTGCCGTCTAATACGCCTCGACATGCCCAACGGCGACGACACACGATTCACCCTCATCGGCGGCGGTCTGGCCGGAGGGCTGTTGGCGACGTACTTGGGCCGCGCGGGCTATGCCGTAGATCTCTACGAGCGGAGGGCCGACCCCGGAGCGGGCAATTTCGTGGGCGGCCGGTCCATCAACCTCGCGGTCTCGACGCGGGGAATCGACGCGCTGGAGCGTGTGGGGTTGGCCGAAGAAGTGCTGAAGACGGCGATCCCCATGCGCGGGCGCATGATCCATGGTCCGCGCGGCGATCTGCACTTTCAGCCCTACGACAAAGACCCGTCGCGATGCATTTATTCGATCGGGCGGGCAACGATCAACAGTGTGACCTTGACCGCCGCGCAGCGTCTGCCGAATGTGCGAGTGCTATTCAATCACCGCTGCACGGACGTAGACCTGGATCGCGGCGTCGCTCACATCCTGGATACGGCAACGAATCGGACGATCGAGACGGAGGACGGCGTCGTCATCGGCGTCGATGGGGCGTTTTCGGCTGTGCGGCGGGCCATGCAGCGGTTGGATCGATTCGATTATTCGCAGGACTACCTTCGCCACGGATATAAGGAACTGACCATCCCGCCGGGGGCGAGCGGTGAGTTTCAAATGGAGAAAAATGCCCTCCACATTTGGCCGCGGCGGAGCTTTATGATGATCGCCCTGCCGAACCCAGATGGTTCGTTTACATGTACCCTCTTCTGGCAGTTTGAAGGGCCGGTGAGCTTCGCGAGAATCCGCGACGGCGACGACGTGCGGCGGTTCTTTGCGCGCGAATTTCCCGACGCGGTGCCCCTGATGCCCACGCTCGTGGAGGACTTCCAGGCCCATCCGACGGGTTCGATGGTGACCGTCCGCTGTCGGCCGTGGCACTACGGTGGCAAAGTAGCGATCGTCGGCGATGCGGCGCACGCAGTCGTCCCATTCTACGGGCAGGGGATGAATGCTGCGTTCGAGGATTGCATCGTGCTGGACGAATGCCTGCGCCGGCACGCACCGAACTGGGAGCGGGCTTTCGGCGAATACGAGGCCGAGCGGAAGCCGAACGTGGACGCGCTGGCCGACCTGGCCGTTGAAAACTTTCGCGAGATGCGCGACAAGACGGCCTCGCGGGCGTTTCGCCTCAAGAAGAAGATCGAGCGGACGCTGCATCGCCTGCTGCCGGGCCGGTATACTCCCTTGTATACGATGGTGTCGTTCACGCGAACGCCCTACGCTGACGCGGTGCGGCGAGCGCGGCGGCAGGATCGCATTGTGTTGGTTGCTGCCTGGATCACGGTTGTTGTCGTGTTGGTCATGCTGGCGCTGGCCGTGAGTTTGTAGGGCGGGCTCTGCCCGCCGCGGACGCGCGCAGAGCCCTGGCGGGCCGAGCCCGACGCACGAGGAGTCGTCCATGTCCCTGACCTATTCGAGTTATCTTCATCTCGACGACCTCCTTGGTTTACAGGAGCCGCGCTCCCGCCCGCCCGAGCACGACGAGATGCTGTTTATCGTCATTCACCAGGTCTATGAGCTGTGGTTCAAGCTACTTCTGCACGAAGTCGAGAAGATCAACCGCGACTTCACGGGCAACGACCTGTACGGCGCGATTCACACGTTCAAGCGGGCCCGGACGGTCATGAAGACGCTGGTGGGGCAGCTCGACATCCTGGAGACGATGACGCCGATGTCGTTTTCGAGTTTTCGGGATCGGCTGGAAACGGCGTCGGGTTTCCAATCGACGCAGTTCCGAGAGCTGGAGTTCGCCCTCGGCTTCAAGCGGCCCGCAACGCTGAAATTCGTCGATCCGCAATCGCCGGCGTTGGCGACCCTTCAACGCCGGCTCGCCGACACCAGCGTGGTGGATCACTTTTACGACTTTCTGGGGCAGCGCGGTGTTACGATTCCGCCGTCATTGCGTGGCGGCGACCGGACACAGCCGACCCAGGCCAACGAACAAGTTCAGGAAGGACTCCTGGCGCTCTATCTAAAGCACCCGGAGTTGGCGATCCTCTTCGAACTCATGACGGATTTTGACGAAGGCCTGCAGGAATGGCGCTACCGCCATGTGAAGCTCGTCGAGCGGACGATCGGCAGCAAACATGGGACGGGCGGTTCGCCGGGCGTACCGTTCTTGAAGGAATCGCTCTTCAAGCCGATCTTCCCCGACCTGTGGGCGATTCGGCACCGGATATAAGTGCAGGTCAGCTTTTCTTGATGACCAGGGTCTGCCCGCTGACGTGCGTGCAAGCGGGGGACAATAGCATCTCCACGAGCGCTGCCACTTCGTCGGGCTGCAGGGTTTGATCGGCGGGGAAGTCGGGAAATGATCCGCGGAGCATGTCGGTCTCAACCGCCCCGGGGGCGACACCATAAACACGGATTCCGAGAGGCTTGCCTTCATCGGCGAGGGCCTTGGTGTAGGCATTCACGAACGCCTTCGTCGCGCCGTAAGCTCCCAGGCCCGGGAAGGGATCGTAAGCCGCGACCGATGAAATGTTGACGATGGCGCCGCTGCCGGTCTTCGCCATGATCGGCCAGACTTCCCGGCAGCAGAGGAATATCGCGCGGGTATTCGTGGCGACGAGGGTGTCGAAGACCGCCGGCTCCATGTTCTCGATAGTGGCGACCGCCGCGAAGCCCGCGCAATTGACGAGAATGTCCACGTCGCCAAAAGCCGACTGCGTCTGGTCGACCAGGCGCGCGACGTCGTCCAATTTGGTGAGATCGGCGACGACGGCCAGGGCCTGGCCCCCGGACCGCGCGATGAGCTGCGTGGTTTCGTTAAGCTGATCGAGGGTGCGCGAGACGACCGCCACGTTCGCCCCCGACGCCGCAAGGCGGGCAGCGATGGCCCGCCCGATACCGCGACCCGCGCCGGTCACGATGGCGGTCCTAGCTTTGATTGGGGGCGTGGGGGGCATGGGATAGGCTCGTAGCATCGAGGTTTGCTCTTTGGTTTGCGCTCAATTGAACGAGTTCGATCCGGCGTCCGAGCCGATCATCGCGAAAGTTTCCTGGACCGCACGCACAGGATCCGCCGCATGCGGAATTGGCGGTTCGTGTGCTGCGCATGAGCCGCCGTACGACGTGTACGAAGGCGGCGAGCACCAGGAGTCCGACGATGCCGTATTCGATCATGACAAGATTGTAATCTCCACTCGGCAATTCGACGAGTCTTCGCTGCAAGCATATGATATTCCGTCTCAAAGCCCCGCGCAGACTTGCCGGGGCTTTACAATTAGATAGGAGCGCCGCGCTACGAACACTCACCTGGGATGGAGCCGAAGTCGTTGGCAATTAGCACCGGCTTTCGCCGTGCTCCTGGGTTGCCTTTTCACTTTCCTTTCCGGATGCGCCGATCCCGGCCCGGAAATGATGCCGACCGCCCCACTCCGCGTGGAGCATTCCACCGGCGCGGAAGAGCGTCTATATGACAGCAACGGCGACGGAGTTGCGGACTACCATGAACGGCTGGGGCCCGACGGCCGCGTCGCTCTCCTGCGTCTTGATCTCAACAATGACGGCCAGATCGACGAGGTAGTTGATCGGACGGTCCGGCGACTGGATACCGAAGCGCCGGCGGATCGACACCTGCTCGTCATTCTTGACAGCGTTCCCTATAAACTGGTGCAGGAGGCGTATGCGCGAGGGCGGTTTCGACTTTTCTATCCTCCGGTACGAACGATCGCTCCTTTTCCGGTGATGACCGACGTGGCGCTGGCCGAGTTTTTCGGCACGTCCCCGTCGTTGGCCAGCGAATCGCAGTACTACGCCGATTCCAAATTGCGCGGTGGATACACGGCGTATGCCGAGGAACGGGTCGCAGGCGGATGGCTGGCCCATGTCGATTACCACATGCGCTTCTGGGTGCACTCCGTCGCTTATTTTTGGCCCTTCACCTGGTACAACCACGAGTTGGGCAATATTCAGCGGCAATTTTACGGTTCGGACGTCAATTTCTTTGTCGGCTACTCGGTCTGTACCTCCGGTCTGGGGGCGCAGTACGGTCGCGACGGCCACCAGGGGGCCCTGGTTCGGCTCGATCGGTTTTGCCAGTCGGTCATGCACCGGCTGCGCGGCCGAGTGCAGATCACGTTGATGTCAGATCATGGGCATTATTTGGGACGAAGTTATCGCATCCCGTTGCCTGACATTCTTGAGAGGATGGGCTATCACGTCACGGAGAAACTCAAGGGCCCTCAAGACGTGGCCGTGCCGGAATTCGGCGTGGTTTCATGTGCAGCGATTTATACGCAAAGCCCGGCGGCCGTGGCCCGCGATTTGATTGGAGTGGACGGGGTGGAACATGCGGCCTACCTCGCGGATAGCGATGAAGTTGTGGTATTGGGCCGTAGCGGGCGGGCCCGAATTACCTCGGGTCCGGACGGCCTGAAGTACGAATGCGAATACGGCGACCCGCTGGAAATGCTGCCGGTCCTTGCGGGTTTGCAATCCAAGGGGGCGGTGGATGCCCAGGGGTTCGCCCGCGATCGCGCGCTCTTCGACGCCACGATGGAACACAAATACCCCGACGCGCTGCATCGCCTCTGGCGGGCATTTCATGGTCTCGTGGAAAGCCAGCCCGACGTGCTGCTTTCGGTGCAGGACGGGCGACATTGCGGCAGCCCGTTCATGTCCAGTGTGGTCGACCTGATGGGCTCACACGGCAATCTGGGTCCGGCCTCGTCGTCCGGGTTTGCCATGACCACGGCGGGAGAATTGCCCTCCGTCCTGCGTTTAGCGAACTTGCGGCCGGAACTAGCGAAAATTGGCGTCCCGATCGACGCGAAGCCGGATCGCTCGAATGACAAGGTGGTTCGGCGCTAACGTGCGTGGCGGCGGTTGGCCTTTTGGCCCCAGCGCTGCGAGACGGCGTAGTCCAGGAAGGTGAAGACCCGTTCTCGAGAAAAGGACGGATAGCGAACCCCGGCAGCCTCGCGCACCGTGCGGGCGTTAGTATCATCGAAGACGGGGTGGTGTCGGATTCGTGGCACCAGCAGGTCGTATTTTTCCCAGAGCAGCGATTCGGCGACGGATTTGTCAGCCAGTTCGCCCCCGCTGTCGGCATCGACGAAATAACCGCCAGTAATGCCGAAATAGGTCTCCATCCACTTCTTGAAATCGTCCCAGCAGGGTGGGGCCGGGTCCGTCAGATGGTAAATCCGGCCGTGGTACTCGGGATTGAGTACGACCTCCGCAATCACCCGCGCGGCGTAATCGACGGGAACGAAGTTCTGAATCGGATCCTCGGGACGAC
It contains:
- a CDS encoding uracil-DNA glycosylase, producing MEAVTHNWIATALRDRFESDAILGADALSIRIGAKPATALPPSAPPLAPARPPVRAEEVRERTIQLAVIDDNEVKGCVKCGLSATRTKTVFGVGSPAARIMFIGEAPGHDEDLSGEPFVGRAGQLLTDMIQKGMGLRREDVYICNVLKCRPPNNRTPASDEIAACKDYLLRQIQIVNPEVIIALGAPAAQTLLSTREGIGRLRSRWHEFYPSGTALVGAPIPVMPTYHPAYLLRDPGEKSKAWEDLKLVMARLGLPIPARK
- a CDS encoding ABC-F family ATP-binding cassette domain-containing protein; translation: MSAVSIQGVVKSYGGHVVLDGVSLDLHKGEKVGLIGANGSGKTTLFKLIVGAEKPDRGDIAVSAGTTIGYLPQEPQLPEDAPLIEAVGAVFEEHRQLEAELAILSHDISAAHDRAQGGNLFEKYDRLRARFEAGGGYDYEIRLREVLGGLGFAPEEYQQSVSQLSGGQKCRAALARLLLEEADFLLLDEPTNHLDIDATRWLERHLALHRGGAVIISHDRYLLDRVVTKIVEVEDKRVSVYPTNYTNYAQAKRLRLLQAQRDFEKQDAWLAHQRDYIDRSRYAKDSAKQARGRQKYLDRMEADGRILKKPKGDTAAMKLRLKSDERGGDMVIRCEKATKAFGDVVLIRDLDFEMTRGEKIGIIGPNGVGKTTLLRMLLGQTPPTGGKVRLFENLRVGYYDQEHRDLDESLTVLEAVRAVRPEMSEGQARSFLALFLFRGEEVFKRVGSLSGGEQSRVLLARLVWQSPQMLILDEPTNHLDIPAREALEEALTHYTGSILAVSHDRYFLDRVAERLLVLVERGRHELIAGSWSAYATILAQREEASRAEEARRREELREKQRHAADSGPKKKSRSKYAAKKVEEIEERIMAAESRMKELETAFADPALMKDADRAKALHAEYDALRAELAALNAEWEAAIE
- a CDS encoding NAD(P)/FAD-dependent oxidoreductase — its product is MPNGDDTRFTLIGGGLAGGLLATYLGRAGYAVDLYERRADPGAGNFVGGRSINLAVSTRGIDALERVGLAEEVLKTAIPMRGRMIHGPRGDLHFQPYDKDPSRCIYSIGRATINSVTLTAAQRLPNVRVLFNHRCTDVDLDRGVAHILDTATNRTIETEDGVVIGVDGAFSAVRRAMQRLDRFDYSQDYLRHGYKELTIPPGASGEFQMEKNALHIWPRRSFMMIALPNPDGSFTCTLFWQFEGPVSFARIRDGDDVRRFFAREFPDAVPLMPTLVEDFQAHPTGSMVTVRCRPWHYGGKVAIVGDAAHAVVPFYGQGMNAAFEDCIVLDECLRRHAPNWERAFGEYEAERKPNVDALADLAVENFREMRDKTASRAFRLKKKIERTLHRLLPGRYTPLYTMVSFTRTPYADAVRRARRQDRIVLVAAWITVVVVLVMLALAVSL
- a CDS encoding tryptophan 2,3-dioxygenase family protein → MDHFYDFLGQRGVTIPPSLRGGDRTQPTQANEQVQEGLLALYLKHPELAILFELMTDFDEGLQEWRYRHVKLVERTIGSKHGTGGSPGVPFLKESLFKPIFPDLWAIRHRI
- a CDS encoding SDR family oxidoreductase is translated as MPPTPPIKARTAIVTGAGRGIGRAIAARLAASGANVAVVSRTLDQLNETTQLIARSGGQALAVVADLTKLDDVARLVDQTQSAFGDVDILVNCAGFAAVATIENMEPAVFDTLVATNTRAIFLCCREVWPIMAKTGSGAIVNISSVAAYDPFPGLGAYGATKAFVNAYTKALADEGKPLGIRVYGVAPGAVETDMLRGSFPDFPADQTLQPDEVAALVEMLLSPACTHVSGQTLVIKKS
- a CDS encoding FeoB-associated Cys-rich membrane protein, encoding MQRRLVELPSGDYNLVMIEYGIVGLLVLAAFVHVVRRLMRSTRTANSACGGSCACGPGNFRDDRLGRRIELVQLSANQRANLDATSLSHAPHAPNQS